In Pseudoalteromonas sp. MM1, a single window of DNA contains:
- a CDS encoding SPOR domain-containing protein translates to MAQHDYINKKPAGRKNTKQAPAKKPFPILLVVITVLLVGGFAYGLWFIKNNADPKLVEQQAHPKTAEKVEIAKPRAPKFIEEIKEHEIQVEVREIEQKGPYVMQCGSFRTHEQAETLKAKIAFAGLISEIKKTTGTNGIWYKVRLGPYKTKRQAESDKNKLKRVHVVSCGIWGWT, encoded by the coding sequence ATGGCACAGCACGATTATATTAATAAAAAACCAGCGGGTAGAAAAAATACCAAGCAAGCCCCTGCTAAAAAACCATTTCCTATACTTTTAGTTGTTATTACTGTTTTGCTTGTAGGTGGGTTTGCCTATGGCTTATGGTTTATTAAAAATAACGCCGACCCTAAGCTGGTTGAGCAGCAAGCGCACCCTAAAACAGCTGAAAAAGTAGAAATAGCTAAGCCTCGCGCACCCAAGTTTATTGAAGAAATTAAAGAGCACGAAATCCAAGTAGAAGTAAGAGAAATTGAGCAAAAAGGCCCCTATGTTATGCAATGTGGGTCGTTTAGAACACATGAGCAAGCCGAAACCCTCAAAGCTAAAATTGCTTTTGCTGGCTTAATTTCTGAAATTAAAAAGACCACAGGTACTAATGGTATTTGGTATAAAGTGCGTTTAGGCCCATATAAAACAAAGCGCCAAGCCGAAAGCGACAAAAACAAACTCAAGCGAGTGCATGTTGTTAGCTGCGGAATTTGGGGTTGGACTTGA
- the hslV gene encoding ATP-dependent protease subunit HslV, with protein MTTIVSVRRDNKVVIGGDGQVSLGNTVMKGNARKVRRLYNGKVIAGFAGGTADAFTLFERFESKLEMHQGNLTKAAVEMAKDWRSDRALRKLEALLAVADETASLIITGNGDVVQPENDLIAIGSGGNFAQSAATALLENTDLSARDIVEKSLTIAGNICVFTNNFQTIEEL; from the coding sequence ATGACCACTATCGTAAGTGTACGCCGCGACAATAAAGTAGTAATTGGTGGCGACGGCCAAGTTTCGCTTGGTAATACCGTAATGAAGGGCAATGCCCGCAAAGTTCGACGCCTTTATAATGGTAAAGTAATTGCTGGTTTTGCTGGCGGTACTGCTGATGCTTTTACCCTTTTCGAACGCTTTGAAAGCAAACTAGAAATGCACCAAGGTAACCTAACTAAAGCCGCTGTAGAAATGGCCAAAGATTGGCGTAGCGACCGAGCCCTACGCAAGCTTGAGGCGTTGTTGGCAGTTGCAGATGAAACCGCTTCACTAATTATCACCGGTAACGGTGACGTAGTGCAGCCAGAGAACGATTTAATTGCTATTGGTAGCGGTGGTAACTTTGCTCAATCAGCAGCCACTGCCCTATTAGAAAATACCGATTTAAGCGCTCGCGATATCGTAGAAAAAAGCCTTACCATTGCTGGCAACATCTGTGTATTTACCAACAACTTCCAAACAATCGAAGAACTATAA